A portion of the Streptomyces sp. NBC_00376 genome contains these proteins:
- the era gene encoding GTPase Era, translated as MGAMSVRPDTDAAAQQAAGKAPHRAGFACFVGRPNAGKSTLTNALVGQKVAITSNRPQTTRHTVRGIVHRDDAQLILVDTPGLHKPRTLLGERLNDVVRTTWAEVDVIGFCLPADQKLGPGDKYIVKELAGIKKTPKIAIITKTDLVDSKQLAEQLLAVSRLGEELGFEWAEIIPVSAVKDTQVDLLGDLIAPLLPESPPLYPEGDLTDEPEMVMVAELIREAALEGVRDELPHSIAVVVEEMLPREGRPADKPLLDIHANVYIERPSQKGIIIGPKGKRLKDVGTKSRKHIEALLGTPVFLDLHVKVAKDWQRDPKQLRKLGF; from the coding sequence ATGGGCGCCATGAGCGTTCGACCTGACACAGATGCCGCCGCGCAGCAGGCCGCGGGCAAAGCCCCCCACCGGGCCGGTTTCGCCTGCTTCGTGGGCCGCCCCAACGCGGGCAAGTCCACCCTCACGAACGCTCTGGTCGGCCAGAAGGTGGCGATCACCTCCAATCGGCCGCAGACCACCCGGCACACCGTGCGCGGCATCGTGCACCGCGACGACGCGCAGCTGATCCTGGTCGACACCCCCGGCCTCCACAAGCCGCGCACGCTGCTGGGCGAGCGGCTCAACGACGTCGTGCGCACCACCTGGGCCGAGGTCGACGTCATCGGCTTCTGCCTGCCCGCCGACCAGAAGCTCGGCCCCGGCGACAAGTACATCGTCAAGGAACTCGCGGGCATCAAGAAGACCCCGAAGATCGCCATCATCACCAAGACCGACCTGGTCGACTCCAAGCAGCTCGCCGAACAGCTGCTGGCCGTCTCCCGCCTCGGCGAGGAGCTCGGCTTCGAGTGGGCGGAGATCATTCCGGTCTCCGCGGTCAAGGACACGCAGGTCGATCTGCTGGGCGACCTGATCGCCCCGCTGCTCCCCGAGAGCCCGCCGCTCTACCCGGAGGGCGACCTCACCGACGAGCCCGAGATGGTCATGGTCGCGGAGCTGATCCGCGAGGCCGCGCTCGAAGGCGTACGGGACGAGCTGCCGCACTCCATCGCGGTCGTGGTCGAGGAGATGCTGCCGCGCGAGGGCCGCCCGGCGGACAAGCCGCTGCTCGACATCCATGCCAACGTCTACATCGAGCGCCCGAGCCAGAAGGGCATCATCATCGGCCCGAAGGGCAAGCGGCTGAAGGACGTCGGCACCAAGTCCCGCAAACACATCGAGGCCCTGCTCGGCACACCGGTCTTCCTGGACCTCCATGTGAAGGTCGCGAAGGACTGGCAGCGCGATCCCAAGCAGCTGCGCAAGCTGGGGTTCTGA
- a CDS encoding beta-xylosidase: protein MRRSGVRRRPGHRHRWAAALGVGALVVAGGGGIAAPAQAMVTASVPVDFPTHCIPPAIAGIPPIDGTTKASITVDNAAPKVGDTVTITYTVVEAAASNPVDLALPADIMTPTGKVTVGGAQSASVTVAGPKKNDPVPGKGTFPSFSMTGTFTVTAPGSITLSPGDYNIHTSYIMELDTPCTVIDPPAPVSETIIATDDGGQVNERAIQLGAASGKAGDEVAVTGSKFTPGADITLAGRAGDAQTADTATVKADGSGGFSGRLTVSDPATTGIVAYEGGAWDPAKGAGPQAYTVTGGGETPDGSQQLNTSIEAGTLSMVQAGDSVEMSAVDFGRGGASRGSLQTVTVEDFRGGPAGWSLTGKVTDFQGPGGATIGASALSWTPVCATKPGSPSTCAAGSEGSVGSAGATLASTPNGTVTGGEFTVDARLALNVPAYTAPGAYSGVLTLTLT, encoded by the coding sequence ATGCGAAGATCCGGCGTCAGAAGACGGCCCGGACACCGCCACCGCTGGGCCGCCGCGCTCGGCGTCGGCGCGCTCGTCGTGGCCGGGGGAGGGGGAATCGCGGCCCCCGCGCAGGCCATGGTCACTGCCTCGGTGCCGGTGGACTTCCCCACCCATTGCATCCCGCCGGCCATCGCGGGCATCCCGCCGATCGACGGTACGACGAAGGCCTCGATCACCGTCGACAACGCCGCCCCGAAGGTGGGCGACACGGTCACGATCACGTACACCGTGGTCGAAGCCGCCGCGAGCAACCCGGTCGATCTGGCGCTGCCCGCCGATATCATGACGCCGACCGGCAAGGTCACCGTCGGCGGTGCGCAGAGCGCGAGCGTCACCGTCGCGGGCCCGAAGAAGAACGACCCGGTACCCGGCAAGGGCACCTTCCCGTCGTTCTCGATGACCGGCACCTTCACGGTCACGGCGCCCGGCTCGATCACCCTGTCGCCCGGCGACTACAACATCCACACCAGCTACATCATGGAGCTGGACACGCCCTGCACCGTGATCGACCCGCCAGCCCCCGTCTCCGAGACGATCATCGCGACGGACGACGGCGGCCAGGTCAACGAGCGTGCCATCCAGCTCGGGGCCGCGTCCGGCAAGGCGGGCGACGAGGTCGCCGTCACCGGGTCGAAGTTCACCCCGGGTGCGGACATCACCCTCGCCGGCCGGGCCGGTGACGCCCAGACCGCCGACACGGCCACCGTGAAGGCGGACGGCTCCGGCGGCTTCAGCGGCCGGCTCACCGTCAGCGACCCGGCGACCACCGGCATCGTCGCCTACGAGGGCGGCGCCTGGGACCCGGCCAAGGGTGCCGGCCCGCAGGCCTACACCGTCACCGGCGGCGGCGAGACCCCGGACGGCAGCCAGCAGCTCAACACCTCCATCGAGGCGGGCACGCTCTCCATGGTCCAGGCCGGGGACAGCGTCGAGATGTCGGCGGTCGACTTCGGCCGGGGCGGCGCCTCCCGCGGCTCCCTGCAGACGGTGACGGTCGAGGACTTCCGCGGTGGCCCCGCGGGCTGGTCCCTGACCGGAAAGGTCACCGACTTCCAGGGCCCCGGTGGCGCGACGATCGGCGCGTCCGCACTCTCCTGGACTCCGGTCTGCGCGACGAAGCCCGGCAGCCCGAGCACCTGTGCGGCGGGTTCCGAGGGGTCGGTCGGCAGCGCGGGCGCCACGCTGGCGTCCACGCCGAACGGGACCGTCACCGGCGGCGAGTTCACCGTCGACGCCCGGCTCGCGCTGAACGTACCGGCGTACACCGCCCCCGGCGCGTACTCCGGCGTACTCACCCTCACCCTCACGTGA
- a CDS encoding protealysin inhibitor emfourin has protein sequence MRIQVSRTGGFAGIARHSEVDTAGRDDAPEWEALAESALAAGHDTPPKGVPDGFRYRITVGDRTVHCADPRLTDAQRALVSRVLKEGA, from the coding sequence ATGCGGATTCAGGTCAGCAGGACCGGCGGCTTCGCCGGCATCGCACGCCACAGCGAGGTCGACACCGCCGGGCGGGACGACGCCCCGGAGTGGGAGGCGCTGGCCGAGTCGGCGCTGGCCGCGGGCCACGACACCCCGCCCAAGGGGGTGCCGGACGGCTTCCGGTACCGGATCACGGTCGGCGACCGTACGGTCCACTGCGCGGACCCGAGGCTGACCGACGCCCAGCGGGCACTGGTCTCACGCGTCCTGAAGGAGGGCGCGTGA
- the recO gene encoding DNA repair protein RecO: MSLFRDDGVVLRTQKLGEADRIITILTRGHGRVRAVARGVRRTKSKFGARLEPFSHVDVQFFARGSELVGRGLPLCTQSETIAPYGGGIVTDYARYTAGTAMLETAERFTDHEGEPAVQQYLLLVGGLRTLARGEHEPHLILDAFLLRSLAVNGYAPSFEDCAKCGMSGPNRFFSVAAGGVICGDCRVPGSVVPSAEAVTLLSALLSGDWETADACEPRHVREGSGLVSAYLHWHLERGLRSLRYVEK; the protein is encoded by the coding sequence ATGAGCTTGTTCCGGGACGACGGCGTGGTGCTGCGCACGCAGAAGCTGGGCGAGGCCGACCGGATCATCACGATCCTGACCCGCGGCCACGGCCGGGTACGCGCCGTCGCGCGCGGGGTGCGCCGCACGAAGTCCAAGTTCGGGGCGCGGCTGGAACCCTTCTCCCACGTCGACGTGCAGTTCTTCGCCCGGGGCAGCGAACTGGTCGGCCGCGGGCTGCCGCTCTGCACCCAGAGCGAGACGATCGCTCCGTACGGCGGCGGCATCGTCACCGACTACGCCCGCTACACCGCGGGCACCGCGATGCTGGAGACCGCCGAGCGGTTCACCGACCACGAGGGCGAGCCGGCCGTCCAGCAGTACCTGCTGCTCGTCGGCGGGCTGCGCACCCTCGCCCGCGGCGAGCACGAGCCGCATCTCATCCTCGACGCCTTCCTGCTGCGCTCGCTCGCCGTCAACGGCTACGCGCCCAGCTTCGAGGACTGCGCCAAGTGCGGAATGTCCGGACCGAACCGGTTCTTCTCGGTCGCGGCGGGGGGCGTCATATGCGGCGACTGCCGGGTGCCCGGCAGCGTCGTACCCTCGGCTGAGGCCGTCACGCTGCTGAGCGCACTGCTCAGCGGCGACTGGGAGACGGCGGACGCGTGCGAGCCGCGTCATGTCAGGGAGGGGAGCGGGCTGGTGTCCGCCTATCTGCACTGGCATCTGGAGCGCGGGCTGCGCTCACTGCGGTACGTAGAGAAGTGA
- the leuA gene encoding 2-isopropylmalate synthase → MTAANPAQSPAETAVGRPTPITNATQLQKPSGMPIHKYGSYEAVDIPDRTWPDNRITVAPRWLSTDLRDGNQALIDPMSPARKREMFDLLVRMGYKEIEVGFPSSGETDFAFVRSIIEEGAIPEDVTISVLTQAREDLIERTVESIVGARRATVHLYNATAPTFRRVVFRGSKDDIKQIAVDGTRLVMEYAEKLLGPETTFGYQYSPEIFTDTELDFALEVCEAVCDVWQPEEGREIILNLPATVERSTPSTHADRFEWMSRNLSRREFVCLSVHPHNDRGTAVAAAELAIMAGADRIEGCLFGQGERTGNVDLVTLGMNLFSQGVDPQIDFSQIDEIRRTSEYCNQMEVHPRHPYAGDLVYTAFSGSHQDAIKKGFDAMEADAAAQGKTVDDIEWAVPYLPIDPKDVGRSYEAVIRVNSQSGKGGIAYVLKNDHKLDLPRRMQIEFSRIIQAKTDAEGGEVTPTQIWSTFRDEYLPNPENAWGRVQIRTGQSTTGSDGKDTITVEATVDGTDTVLTGTGNGPISAFFEALQAIGIDARLLDYTEHTMSEGASSQAASYIECAIDGKVLWGIGIDANTTRASLKAVVSAVNRATR, encoded by the coding sequence ATGACCGCCGCAAATCCCGCTCAGTCCCCCGCTGAAACCGCTGTCGGCCGTCCGACGCCGATCACCAACGCGACTCAGCTGCAGAAGCCGTCCGGGATGCCGATCCACAAGTACGGCAGCTACGAGGCCGTCGACATCCCGGACCGCACCTGGCCGGACAACCGGATCACGGTCGCTCCCCGCTGGCTCTCCACCGACCTGCGCGACGGCAACCAGGCCCTGATCGACCCGATGTCGCCGGCCCGCAAGCGCGAGATGTTCGATCTGCTCGTACGCATGGGCTACAAGGAGATCGAGGTCGGCTTCCCGTCCTCCGGCGAGACCGACTTCGCGTTCGTCCGCTCCATCATCGAAGAGGGCGCGATCCCCGAGGACGTGACGATCTCCGTCCTGACGCAGGCCCGCGAGGACCTGATCGAGCGGACCGTCGAGTCCATCGTCGGCGCCCGCCGCGCCACCGTGCACCTGTACAACGCGACGGCACCCACCTTCCGCCGGGTCGTCTTCCGCGGCTCCAAGGACGACATCAAGCAGATCGCCGTGGACGGCACCCGGCTGGTCATGGAGTACGCGGAGAAGCTGCTGGGCCCGGAGACGACCTTCGGCTACCAGTACAGCCCCGAGATCTTCACCGACACCGAGCTGGACTTCGCCCTGGAGGTCTGCGAGGCGGTCTGTGACGTCTGGCAGCCCGAGGAGGGCCGCGAGATCATCCTCAACCTGCCCGCCACCGTGGAGCGTTCGACGCCGTCCACGCACGCGGACCGGTTCGAGTGGATGTCGCGCAATCTGTCGCGCCGCGAGTTCGTCTGCCTGTCGGTCCACCCGCACAACGACCGCGGCACCGCCGTCGCCGCCGCCGAACTGGCCATCATGGCCGGTGCGGACCGGATCGAGGGCTGCCTGTTCGGCCAGGGCGAGCGCACCGGCAACGTCGACCTGGTGACCCTGGGCATGAACCTGTTCTCGCAGGGCGTCGACCCGCAGATCGACTTCTCGCAGATCGACGAGATCCGCCGCACCAGCGAGTACTGCAACCAGATGGAGGTCCACCCGCGCCACCCCTACGCGGGCGACCTGGTCTACACCGCCTTCTCCGGCTCCCACCAGGACGCCATCAAGAAGGGCTTCGACGCCATGGAGGCCGACGCGGCCGCCCAGGGCAAGACGGTCGACGACATCGAGTGGGCGGTGCCGTACCTGCCGATCGACCCGAAGGACGTCGGCCGCAGCTACGAGGCCGTCATCCGGGTCAACTCGCAGTCCGGCAAGGGCGGAATCGCCTATGTCCTGAAGAACGACCACAAGCTGGACCTGCCGCGCCGGATGCAGATCGAATTCTCCCGGATCATTCAGGCCAAGACGGATGCCGAGGGCGGCGAGGTCACGCCGACGCAGATCTGGTCCACGTTCCGCGACGAGTACCTGCCGAACCCGGAGAACGCCTGGGGCCGCGTACAGATCCGCACCGGCCAGTCCACGACCGGCTCCGACGGCAAGGACACGATCACCGTCGAGGCGACCGTGGACGGCACGGACACCGTGCTGACAGGCACCGGCAACGGACCGATCTCCGCGTTCTTCGAAGCGCTGCAGGCCATCGGCATCGACGCCCGACTGCTGGACTACACCGAGCACACCATGAGCGAGGGCGCCAGTTCCCAGGCCGCCTCGTACATCGAGTGCGCGATCGACGGAAAGGTCCTGTGGGGCATCGGCATCGACGCCAACACCACCCGGGCCTCGCTGAAGGCGGTCGTCTCCGCGGTCAACCGCGCCACCCGCTGA
- a CDS encoding MmcQ/YjbR family DNA-binding protein has translation MTPQQLRAFCLEFNASAEEFPFGPGTSVFKVLGKMFALSALDARPLTVNLKCDPDEAVRLREKYDAVVPGWHMNKRHWNTVTVSGVPDRVLRELIEDSYDLVVAGLPKADRLRLDRP, from the coding sequence ATGACTCCGCAGCAGCTGAGGGCGTTCTGCCTGGAGTTCAACGCAAGTGCCGAGGAGTTTCCGTTCGGCCCCGGGACCTCCGTCTTCAAGGTGCTCGGCAAGATGTTCGCGCTCAGCGCGCTGGACGCCCGGCCGCTGACGGTGAACCTGAAGTGCGACCCGGACGAGGCGGTGCGGCTGCGGGAGAAGTACGACGCGGTGGTGCCGGGCTGGCACATGAACAAGCGGCACTGGAACACGGTGACGGTGTCCGGGGTGCCGGACCGGGTGCTCCGCGAGCTCATCGAGGACTCCTACGACCTGGTGGTGGCGGGGCTGCCGAAGGCGGACCGGCTGCGGCTCGACCGGCCGTAG
- a CDS encoding TerB family tellurite resistance protein, producing MKLRICGIRTIWDPVGDGEFFCPGCGGDRNYRRLTGRRRFAVLGVPMLRRGTVGPVVECAACREHFGTDALDHPTTTRLSAMLRDAVHTVALGVLAAGGTTSRTVLETAAAIVRGAGFEDCTEEQLRTVVEVLAPDTGHGSAFDPAAEACGAALAIELHEALEPLAPHLAPAGRESILLQGARIALADGPYGPAEREVLTTVGGALQLCAQDTARLLAEAARTPS from the coding sequence ATGAAGCTGCGTATCTGTGGCATCCGCACCATCTGGGACCCCGTCGGCGACGGGGAGTTCTTCTGCCCCGGCTGCGGCGGCGACCGCAACTACCGCCGTCTCACGGGCCGTCGGCGCTTCGCGGTGCTCGGTGTGCCGATGCTGCGGCGCGGCACCGTGGGCCCCGTCGTCGAATGCGCCGCCTGCCGCGAGCACTTCGGCACCGACGCGCTCGACCACCCCACCACCACCCGGCTCTCCGCCATGCTCCGGGACGCCGTCCACACCGTCGCGCTCGGCGTCCTCGCGGCCGGCGGCACCACCTCCCGCACGGTGCTGGAGACCGCGGCCGCCATCGTGCGCGGCGCCGGGTTCGAGGACTGCACCGAGGAACAGCTCCGCACCGTCGTCGAGGTCCTCGCCCCCGACACCGGCCACGGCTCCGCCTTCGACCCCGCGGCCGAGGCGTGCGGAGCGGCCCTCGCCATCGAACTGCACGAGGCGCTGGAACCCCTCGCCCCGCACCTGGCCCCCGCCGGACGTGAATCGATTCTGCTCCAGGGCGCCCGGATCGCCCTCGCCGACGGCCCGTACGGACCGGCCGAGCGCGAGGTGCTGACCACGGTCGGCGGCGCGCTCCAGCTCTGCGCCCAGGACACCGCCCGACTGCTCGCCGAGGCGGCGCGCACGCCCTCCTGA
- a CDS encoding M4 family metallopeptidase produces the protein MHPQSQHGFRPVFCTIVPPQVLDRLSQSDNPDLAGPARRTLEGDAARRTRRQMATVVTVPVAPAPDGEASDKPERVLYDCRHRTQLPGTKVRSEGQDPTKDASVNRAYAGLGATFELLLKAYGRSSIDGNGLPLIGSVHYDEKYNNAFFDGEQMVFGDGDGEIFLDFTVAIDVIGHELTHGLTQYTANLSYYGQSGALNESMSDVFGSLVKQYSLGQSADQADWLIGAGLLAPRVQGVALRSMKAPGTAYDDDVLGKDPQPAKMEDYIHTSEDNGGVHLNSGIPNRAFYLLATALGGNAWERAGQLWFDVLTGGQLAVDADFASFARLTVAAARSRFGEGDEAEAVLKAWSEVGVPTA, from the coding sequence ATGCACCCTCAGTCACAGCACGGATTCCGCCCCGTCTTCTGCACGATCGTGCCGCCCCAGGTCCTGGACAGGCTGTCGCAGTCCGACAACCCCGATCTCGCCGGTCCCGCCCGCCGCACCCTGGAGGGCGACGCGGCCCGCCGCACCCGCCGCCAGATGGCCACGGTCGTCACCGTGCCCGTCGCCCCCGCGCCCGACGGGGAAGCGTCCGACAAGCCCGAGCGCGTCCTGTACGACTGCCGCCACCGCACCCAACTACCCGGCACCAAGGTCCGCTCCGAGGGCCAGGACCCGACGAAGGACGCGAGCGTCAACCGCGCGTACGCGGGACTCGGCGCCACCTTCGAGCTGCTGCTCAAGGCGTACGGCCGCAGTTCGATCGACGGCAACGGACTGCCGCTGATCGGTTCCGTGCACTACGACGAGAAGTACAACAACGCCTTCTTCGACGGCGAGCAGATGGTCTTCGGCGACGGGGACGGCGAGATCTTCCTGGACTTCACCGTCGCCATCGACGTGATCGGCCACGAGCTGACCCACGGCCTGACCCAGTACACCGCCAATCTGAGCTACTACGGCCAGTCCGGAGCGCTCAACGAATCCATGTCCGACGTCTTCGGCTCCCTGGTCAAGCAGTACTCGCTGGGCCAGAGCGCCGACCAGGCCGACTGGCTGATCGGCGCCGGGCTGCTGGCGCCCCGCGTCCAGGGCGTCGCGCTGCGCTCGATGAAGGCGCCGGGCACGGCGTACGACGACGACGTACTGGGCAAGGACCCGCAGCCCGCGAAGATGGAGGACTACATCCACACCAGCGAGGACAACGGCGGGGTGCACCTCAACTCGGGCATCCCGAACCGCGCGTTCTATCTGCTGGCGACGGCGCTCGGCGGCAATGCGTGGGAGCGGGCCGGGCAGCTCTGGTTCGATGTGCTCACAGGTGGTCAACTGGCCGTGGACGCGGACTTCGCGTCCTTCGCCCGTCTTACCGTCGCAGCGGCCCGCAGCCGCTTCGGCGAGGGCGACGAGGCCGAGGCCGTCCTGAAGGCATGGTCGGAAGTGGGCGTACCGACCGCGTAG
- a CDS encoding WxL protein peptidoglycan domain-containing protein — MRNIYVLLLAGVLLLTGAPAAGAADNGSWSVYPATGRAGQRPYFYLSADPGATLHDKVTVTNKTDRPQTFRLYAADAYNTARDGGFAVRTRDEKQRSIGAWARTGRDRVTVKPHGSVTVPVTIAVPENAEPGDHPGALVALDERVDPADAGAVAVGIQKAVGARIYLRVNGPTMPALSVDDIRVEHTQPLVPGTGRSRAVISYTLHNRGNVTLSPKVALKAEGLFGRTLLARDLKKIPSELLPRQEVRLTEQWAGAPQLEWGEIRLTASARETRESATASYFALPWLVAGILLVIVGGGTGMWIRARRGRTRTA, encoded by the coding sequence GTGCGCAACATCTACGTACTGCTCCTGGCCGGCGTCCTCCTGCTGACCGGCGCGCCCGCCGCCGGCGCCGCGGACAACGGCAGCTGGTCGGTCTACCCGGCCACCGGACGGGCCGGTCAGCGCCCGTACTTCTACCTCTCGGCCGACCCGGGCGCCACGCTCCACGACAAGGTCACCGTCACCAACAAGACGGACCGGCCGCAGACCTTCCGGCTGTACGCAGCCGACGCCTACAACACCGCCCGCGACGGCGGCTTCGCCGTACGGACCCGCGACGAGAAGCAGCGCTCGATCGGCGCCTGGGCGAGGACCGGCCGCGACCGGGTCACCGTGAAGCCGCACGGCTCGGTCACCGTCCCGGTCACCATCGCCGTCCCCGAGAACGCCGAACCGGGCGACCACCCCGGCGCGCTCGTCGCACTCGACGAGCGCGTCGACCCCGCCGACGCCGGTGCCGTCGCCGTCGGCATCCAGAAGGCGGTCGGCGCCCGGATCTATCTGCGGGTGAACGGCCCGACCATGCCCGCGCTCTCCGTGGACGACATCCGGGTCGAGCACACCCAGCCGCTGGTCCCCGGCACCGGGAGGAGCCGGGCCGTCATCTCGTACACGCTCCACAACCGGGGCAATGTCACCCTCAGCCCCAAGGTCGCCCTCAAGGCGGAGGGACTCTTCGGCCGCACCCTGCTCGCCCGCGACCTGAAGAAGATTCCCTCCGAGCTGCTGCCCCGCCAGGAGGTCCGGCTGACCGAGCAGTGGGCCGGCGCGCCGCAGCTGGAATGGGGCGAGATCCGGCTGACCGCGAGCGCCCGCGAGACCCGGGAGTCCGCCACCGCCTCGTACTTCGCCCTGCCCTGGCTGGTGGCCGGGATCCTGCTGGTGATCGTCGGCGGCGGTACGGGGATGTGGATACGGGCCCGCCGAGGCCGTACCCGCACCGCCTGA
- a CDS encoding hemolysin family protein: MSVPLVLGAVLLVVVGWLAACAEAGIARVSSFRAAEAVRSGRRGSRKLEQVAADPTRYLNVALLVRVACEMSAAVLVTYACLKELPETWQALAVAMGVMVLVSYVAIGVSPRTIGRQHPLNTATAAAYVLLPLARVMGPVPQLLILIGNALTPGKGFRKGPFASEAELRAMVDLAEAESLIEDEERRMVHSVFELGDTLVREVMVPRTDLVCIERYKTIRQALTLALRSGFSRIPVTGENEDDIVGIVYLKDLVRKTHINRESEADVVSTAMRPASFVPDTKNAGDLLREMQQERNHVAVVIDEYGGTAGIVTIEDILEEIVGEITDEYDRELPPVQELGNDNFRVTARLDIGDLGELFGLDEYDDEDVETVGGLLAKALGRVPIAGASAVVDLPDGRRLRLTAESPAGRRNKIITVLVEPVASRGEDGG; this comes from the coding sequence GTGAGCGTTCCTCTCGTTCTCGGGGCCGTTCTGCTGGTCGTCGTCGGCTGGCTGGCGGCCTGCGCGGAGGCGGGCATCGCCCGGGTCTCCAGCTTCCGGGCCGCCGAGGCGGTCCGCTCCGGGCGGCGCGGCAGCAGGAAGCTGGAGCAGGTCGCGGCGGACCCGACCCGCTATCTCAACGTCGCCCTGCTGGTGCGGGTCGCCTGCGAGATGTCGGCCGCGGTGCTCGTCACGTACGCCTGCCTGAAGGAGCTTCCGGAGACCTGGCAGGCGCTGGCCGTCGCCATGGGCGTGATGGTCCTCGTCTCCTATGTCGCCATCGGGGTGTCGCCGCGCACCATCGGCCGCCAGCACCCGCTGAACACGGCCACGGCCGCGGCGTACGTCCTGCTGCCGCTGGCCAGGGTCATGGGCCCGGTCCCGCAGTTGCTGATCCTCATCGGCAACGCGCTGACCCCGGGCAAGGGGTTCCGCAAGGGCCCGTTCGCCAGCGAGGCGGAACTGCGCGCGATGGTCGACCTCGCCGAGGCGGAGTCGCTGATCGAGGACGAGGAGCGCCGTATGGTGCACTCCGTCTTCGAGCTCGGTGACACGCTCGTGCGCGAGGTCATGGTGCCGCGGACGGACCTGGTCTGCATCGAGCGCTACAAGACGATCCGGCAGGCGCTGACGCTGGCCCTGCGCTCCGGCTTCTCGCGGATCCCGGTCACCGGGGAGAACGAGGACGACATCGTCGGCATCGTGTATCTCAAGGACCTGGTCCGCAAGACCCACATCAACCGCGAGTCGGAGGCCGATGTGGTCTCCACCGCGATGCGGCCGGCGTCCTTCGTGCCCGACACCAAGAACGCCGGCGACCTGCTGCGCGAGATGCAGCAGGAACGCAACCACGTCGCCGTCGTGATCGACGAGTACGGCGGCACGGCCGGCATCGTCACCATCGAGGACATCCTCGAAGAGATCGTCGGCGAGATCACCGACGAGTACGACCGCGAACTCCCGCCCGTCCAGGAGCTGGGGAACGACAACTTCCGGGTGACCGCGCGCCTCGACATCGGCGACCTCGGGGAGCTGTTCGGCCTCGACGAGTACGACGACGAGGACGTGGAGACCGTCGGCGGACTGCTGGCCAAGGCGCTCGGGCGGGTCCCGATCGCCGGGGCCTCGGCCGTCGTCGACCTGCCCGACGGCCGCCGGCTGCGGCTGACCGCGGAGTCCCCGGCGGGCCGCCGCAACAAGATCATCACGGTGCTGGTGGAGCCCGTGGCTTCCCGGGGGGAGGACGGGGGATGA
- the ybeY gene encoding rRNA maturation RNase YbeY: MSIDVNNESGTEVDEQAILDIARYALARMRIHPLSELSVIVVDTDAMEQLHIQWMDLPGPTDVMSFPMDELRPPAKDDEEPPQGLLGDIVLCPEVAKKQGEDAETRHSMDEELQLLTVHGVLHLLGYDHEEPDEKAEMFGLQAAIVDGWRAEHGLTGPSPAPTVS; this comes from the coding sequence ATGTCGATCGACGTCAACAACGAGTCCGGAACCGAGGTCGACGAGCAGGCGATCCTCGACATCGCCCGCTACGCGCTCGCGCGGATGCGGATCCACCCGCTCTCCGAGCTCTCGGTGATCGTGGTGGACACCGACGCCATGGAACAGCTCCACATCCAGTGGATGGACCTCCCTGGTCCGACCGATGTCATGTCCTTCCCGATGGACGAGCTGCGTCCGCCGGCCAAGGACGACGAGGAGCCCCCGCAGGGGCTCCTCGGTGACATCGTGCTCTGCCCGGAGGTCGCCAAGAAGCAGGGCGAGGACGCGGAGACCCGGCACTCCATGGACGAGGAGCTCCAGCTCCTCACCGTCCACGGGGTGCTGCACCTCCTCGGGTACGACCACGAGGAGCCGGACGAGAAGGCCGAGATGTTCGGGCTCCAGGCCGCGATCGTCGACGGCTGGCGCGCCGAGCACGGCCTGACCGGCCCGTCGCCCGCCCCCACCGTCTCGTGA
- a CDS encoding cytidine deaminase, protein MTESTDLGAEDRKIVTLARSARARNGVPEGAAVRDETGRTYVAGTVRLESLKLSALQTAVAMAVASGATSLEAAAVVSEAETPSDEDRAAVRDLGGPDTPVLLAGPDGTLRVSVTAG, encoded by the coding sequence ATGACTGAGAGCACCGACCTCGGCGCCGAGGACCGCAAGATCGTCACGCTGGCGCGCAGTGCCCGCGCCCGCAACGGTGTGCCGGAGGGCGCAGCCGTACGGGACGAGACCGGACGTACGTATGTCGCGGGCACCGTACGGCTGGAGTCGCTGAAGCTCAGCGCGCTGCAGACCGCCGTGGCGATGGCCGTGGCCAGCGGGGCCACCTCCCTGGAGGCGGCCGCGGTCGTCTCCGAGGCCGAGACCCCCTCGGACGAGGACCGCGCCGCGGTGCGGGACCTGGGTGGCCCGGACACCCCCGTCCTGCTCGCCGGGCCCGACGGCACCCTGCGGGTCAGCGTGACGGCGGGCTGA